Proteins co-encoded in one Ruegeria sp. HKCCD4315 genomic window:
- a CDS encoding protocatechuate 3,4-dioxygenase, whose product MKQNTKSRRKLLGGIVGLMGVGSIGARAAAAVLTPSAAEGPYYPTPAMRTPDTDNDLVKIRGRVEDAGGEVFTLRGKLMRTNGQPLARHRIEIWQCDMDGNYMHPRDRRSVNFDQAFQGFGHDVTDNGGNYVFRTIKPTIYPGRTPHIHVKVFDGSRELLTTQFYIKGHPNNSRDGLFNRMSRAEAAAVSMEFSLGATGTEATINVVV is encoded by the coding sequence ATGAAACAAAATACCAAGTCCCGCCGTAAACTTTTAGGCGGCATAGTAGGATTAATGGGTGTCGGTTCGATAGGTGCAAGGGCCGCTGCGGCTGTGCTAACACCAAGCGCCGCAGAAGGGCCGTATTATCCAACGCCAGCCATGCGGACGCCCGATACAGACAATGACCTCGTTAAGATCAGAGGACGTGTCGAAGACGCCGGCGGCGAAGTCTTTACACTGCGTGGGAAGCTTATGCGGACCAATGGACAACCCCTTGCCAGACATCGCATCGAAATCTGGCAATGCGACATGGATGGCAACTATATGCATCCGCGCGACCGTCGCAGTGTCAATTTTGATCAGGCTTTCCAGGGCTTTGGCCATGACGTAACCGACAACGGCGGGAACTATGTGTTTCGTACGATAAAACCCACGATTTACCCAGGACGTACACCACATATTCATGTAAAGGTGTTTGACGGAAGTCGCGAGCTGTTGACGACGCAGTTTTACATTAAAGGTCATCCGAACAATTCCCGCGATGGGTTATTCAACCGCATGTCCAGGGCAGAGGCCGCTGCAGTGTCTATGGAATTTTCTCTGGGCGCGACTGGAACTGAAGCGACCATCAATGTTGTCGTCTAA
- a CDS encoding AMP-binding protein: protein MRHHFEALQKTRANHVPLSPLSFLNRAESLHGARTAVIYGDIHRTWAETANRIRAVAGGLVELGVQKGDTVSVLSPNIPELFELHFALPLTGAVLNTLNTRLEPETIAYILDHADTKLVIVDRELVPLLSKAFDLLGRTLPVVEIADPAVTGESLGGQTYEALTKAAPLSIELPEDEWDAIALNYTSGTSGRPKGVVYHHRGAYLMALGTGTAWQMPPYPVYLSVVPMFHCNGWGHPWLMAMLGAKVVFTRAPAADRILGAIRTHGVTHFGAAPIVLQMLAEAESGATPFDPAIRVLTAGAPPPPSVLEKTSAMGFDVMQVYGLTETYGHISQCLWQDDWDELSPAEQAELQAQQGIAFPMVEQVTVIDRETGEPVARDGSTQGEIAIRGNTVMAGYYKDPAATTTAFEDGWFWSGDGAVIHQNGYIQIRDRLKDVIISGGENISSVEVEAVLYRHEAVQAAAVVAMPHEKWGEVPCAFVELREGSETTSDEIIAFCRDHLAGFKAPKAVVFESLPKTSTGKIQKFQLRDRAKAMDL, encoded by the coding sequence ATGCGCCATCATTTCGAGGCTCTTCAGAAGACGCGGGCGAACCATGTCCCCTTGTCACCATTGTCCTTCCTGAACCGCGCCGAAAGCTTACACGGTGCGCGAACAGCAGTGATTTATGGCGATATCCATAGAACATGGGCCGAAACTGCAAACCGCATTCGCGCAGTTGCCGGTGGGCTGGTCGAACTTGGCGTGCAGAAAGGCGACACTGTTTCGGTGCTCAGCCCGAACATCCCAGAGCTCTTTGAGTTGCACTTTGCCCTGCCTTTGACCGGCGCAGTGCTCAACACGCTGAACACGCGTCTGGAACCGGAAACCATCGCCTACATCCTGGATCACGCGGACACCAAGCTGGTGATCGTGGACCGGGAGCTTGTGCCGCTTCTGTCCAAAGCTTTCGACCTGCTCGGTCGAACTCTGCCGGTGGTCGAAATCGCTGATCCTGCTGTTACAGGAGAGAGCCTTGGTGGTCAGACCTATGAAGCGCTGACCAAAGCCGCGCCCCTGTCGATCGAATTACCGGAAGATGAGTGGGATGCCATTGCGTTGAACTACACGTCCGGCACATCCGGGCGCCCAAAAGGCGTGGTTTATCACCATCGCGGCGCTTATCTGATGGCTCTTGGCACCGGGACGGCATGGCAGATGCCCCCCTATCCCGTCTATCTGTCGGTGGTGCCGATGTTCCACTGCAATGGCTGGGGACACCCTTGGTTGATGGCTATGCTTGGGGCAAAAGTTGTGTTCACGCGCGCTCCAGCCGCTGACCGCATTCTGGGCGCGATCCGCACCCATGGCGTAACGCATTTCGGTGCCGCGCCTATCGTGCTGCAGATGCTGGCCGAAGCCGAAAGTGGCGCGACCCCATTTGATCCTGCAATCCGTGTGTTGACCGCGGGTGCACCACCACCACCTTCAGTGCTGGAAAAGACCAGTGCAATGGGGTTTGACGTCATGCAGGTTTATGGGCTGACAGAGACCTACGGCCACATCTCTCAGTGTCTTTGGCAGGACGACTGGGATGAACTCAGCCCGGCTGAACAAGCGGAATTGCAGGCACAGCAAGGTATTGCCTTTCCAATGGTCGAACAGGTCACAGTGATCGACCGCGAAACCGGAGAACCGGTTGCGCGTGACGGTTCGACCCAAGGCGAGATCGCCATTCGCGGCAACACGGTGATGGCAGGCTATTACAAGGACCCAGCGGCCACCACGACAGCTTTCGAAGACGGTTGGTTCTGGTCCGGCGACGGCGCGGTCATTCACCAAAACGGCTATATTCAAATACGCGACCGCCTGAAGGACGTGATCATTTCGGGCGGCGAGAATATCTCGTCCGTCGAGGTCGAAGCCGTATTGTACCGTCATGAAGCAGTTCAGGCCGCAGCGGTTGTGGCGATGCCCCACGAGAAGTGGGGAGAAGTCCCCTGCGCTTTTGTCGAACTGCGCGAAGGTTCCGAAACAACGTCTGACGAGATCATCGCCTTCTGCCGTGACCATCTGGCGGGGTTCAAAGCGCCCAAAGCCGTTGTCTTCGAGTCCCTTCCCAAAACTTCCACAGGCAAAATCCAGAAGTTCCAACTTCGGGACCGCGCCAAAGCAATGGACCTTTGA
- the dmdD gene encoding methylthioacryloyl-CoA hydratase (part of the dimethylsulfoniopropionate catabolism pathway): MNHVVNPDTYENLAISERENGLYIVTLNRPSKRNALDVATIEELIRFFSGARMAGVKAVVLAGEGDHFCAGLDLVEHWKADRSPDDFMHVCLRWHEAFNKMEYGGVPIIAALKGAVVGGGLELASAAHIRVIDPGTYFALPEGQRGIFTGGGATIRVSDMIGKYRMIDMILTGRVYQGQEAVDLGLAQYITEDGGSMAKAMELAEQIAQNLPLTNFAICSAISHLNNMSGMDAAYAEAVVGGVVNTQPAARARLEAFANKTAARVRPNS; this comes from the coding sequence ATGAATCACGTCGTGAACCCCGACACATATGAGAACCTGGCGATTTCAGAGCGCGAGAACGGCTTGTATATCGTTACATTGAACCGTCCTTCAAAGCGCAACGCGCTGGATGTGGCCACTATCGAAGAGCTGATCCGCTTTTTCAGTGGTGCCCGTATGGCCGGTGTCAAAGCTGTGGTGCTTGCTGGTGAAGGTGACCACTTCTGCGCGGGTCTTGATCTGGTCGAGCATTGGAAGGCCGACCGCAGCCCGGATGACTTCATGCATGTTTGCCTGCGCTGGCATGAAGCGTTCAACAAGATGGAGTATGGCGGTGTGCCGATCATCGCTGCACTAAAAGGTGCGGTCGTGGGCGGAGGGCTGGAACTTGCCAGTGCGGCGCATATCCGGGTCATTGACCCCGGCACCTATTTCGCCTTGCCTGAAGGCCAACGTGGGATTTTCACCGGTGGTGGCGCGACAATCCGAGTGTCCGACATGATCGGCAAGTATCGCATGATCGACATGATCCTGACGGGTCGCGTTTACCAGGGGCAAGAGGCCGTCGATCTGGGGCTGGCGCAATACATCACCGAAGACGGCGGCAGCATGGCCAAGGCGATGGAGCTGGCAGAACAAATCGCGCAGAACCTGCCGCTGACCAATTTTGCAATCTGCTCGGCGATCAGCCACTTGAACAACATGTCAGGCATGGACGCAGCCTATGCCGAGGCTGTGGTAGGCGGAGTGGTCAACACCCAACCCGCCGCTCGGGCGCGCCTTGAAGCCTTTGCAAATAAAACTGCCGCCCGTGTGCGGCCAAACAGCTAA
- a CDS encoding adenylate/guanylate cyclase domain-containing protein yields the protein MPPEKRLELRIGINLGDVMIDGDDLYGDGVNVAARLEELAEPGSVCGDG from the coding sequence CTGCCGCCCGAAAAGCGACTTGAACTGAGGATCGGCATAAATCTTGGCGACGTGATGATCGACGGCGATGATCTTTACGGTGACGGTGTCAATGTCGCAGCACGACTTGAGGAGTTAGCAGAGCCGGGCAGCGTTTGCGGTGATGGCTAA
- a CDS encoding AraC family transcriptional regulator ligand-binding domain-containing protein: protein MTRHDPISLTTVSAEFIQDWLDALRSRCTPEEMTSLLERAGLQAGPMAPNHRVTLNEIAQLYQLAAPETGDEMMGLWSRPIRPRALQHLVTVQRGASSLTSALYRFSTFWNLLLDDFCFDLRSRPNEVKLALVPYLGETQPQRFGHMLILKLAHGLLSWLSGSETPVQLVCFAFPRPEFAADYSVVFPCPVEFDAPQTSIRFDPRQFTRPITRSPEEASVFLERAPLDWIFTGSRVHTNSLRVRAFLYGATWQSCQLTDAARALKMTPRTLNRRLKVEGTSFQDIKDALRRDIAIRALQQSTDSIDQIAFDTGFSAPANFHRAFRKWTNRTPGSYRM, encoded by the coding sequence GTGACCCGTCATGACCCTATCTCGCTGACGACCGTCTCAGCAGAATTCATTCAGGATTGGCTGGACGCACTTAGGTCCCGTTGCACCCCGGAAGAAATGACTTCACTGCTAGAGCGCGCTGGTCTTCAGGCCGGTCCAATGGCACCAAATCATCGTGTTACCCTCAATGAAATTGCGCAGCTTTACCAGCTTGCTGCGCCTGAAACCGGGGACGAAATGATGGGGCTTTGGAGCCGCCCGATCCGGCCCCGCGCCCTGCAGCATCTTGTGACGGTGCAGCGCGGAGCAAGCAGCCTGACCTCGGCCCTTTATCGTTTCTCGACGTTCTGGAATCTGCTTTTGGATGACTTTTGTTTTGACCTGCGCAGCAGGCCAAATGAGGTGAAACTGGCTTTGGTGCCTTACTTGGGCGAAACCCAGCCGCAGCGCTTTGGCCACATGTTGATTCTGAAACTGGCGCACGGTTTGTTGTCCTGGCTCAGCGGGTCGGAAACGCCAGTTCAATTGGTTTGCTTTGCCTTTCCCCGCCCGGAATTCGCTGCGGACTATTCGGTTGTCTTCCCGTGTCCTGTCGAATTCGACGCCCCGCAAACCAGCATTCGTTTTGACCCTCGCCAATTCACCCGCCCGATCACCCGCAGCCCTGAGGAGGCGTCGGTGTTTCTTGAGCGCGCGCCGCTGGATTGGATATTCACGGGCTCCCGGGTGCATACAAACAGCCTTCGCGTCCGGGCTTTTCTTTACGGAGCAACATGGCAGTCTTGCCAGCTTACGGATGCAGCCCGAGCGTTGAAAATGACGCCTCGGACATTGAACAGACGCTTGAAAGTCGAAGGAACATCCTTTCAGGACATCAAGGATGCCCTGCGCCGTGACATCGCGATCCGTGCACTACAGCAAAGCACGGACAGTATCGATCAAATCGCCTTTGACACGGGCTTTTCGGCCCCTGCGAATTTCCACAGAGCGTTCCGAAAGTGGACAAACCGGACACCGGGATCATACCGGATGTGA
- a CDS encoding dimethylsulfoniopropionate demethylase, producing the protein MRLLSQSRRLRQTPFSEGVEDKGVTAYTVYNRMLLPTMFESVEADYRHLKSHVQVWDVSCERQIELNGPDAGRLMRRLTPRNLEKMQEDQCYYVPIVDENGGMLNDPVAIKHSADRWWISIADSDLLLWVKGLAVGADMDVRVFEPDVSPLAVQGPKSDDLMAHVFGDEVRDIRFFRYKRMVFQDTSFLVARSGYSKQGGFEIYVENGAYGMPLWNALFEAGMDLNVRPGCPNLIERIEGGLLSYGNDMTMENSPLECGLGKFCKPGEDSDHIGKQALAREAASGLARQIRAISIPGDPVSPARSAWPLLKDGKRVGQVTSAAWSPDFKTNVAIGMVDAGHWDAGSVLTVLTPTGDRQATVKETFWI; encoded by the coding sequence ATGCGTCTGCTGTCCCAATCCCGCCGCCTGCGCCAAACACCTTTTTCCGAAGGGGTCGAGGATAAAGGCGTTACTGCCTACACCGTCTATAACCGGATGCTGCTGCCCACAATGTTCGAGAGCGTCGAGGCCGATTACCGGCACCTCAAATCTCATGTGCAGGTCTGGGATGTGTCTTGTGAGCGGCAGATCGAGCTGAATGGGCCGGATGCAGGTCGTCTGATGCGGCGGTTGACCCCCCGCAACCTGGAAAAAATGCAGGAAGATCAATGTTACTACGTTCCAATTGTCGATGAAAACGGCGGCATGCTGAACGATCCGGTGGCGATCAAACACAGCGCGGATCGCTGGTGGATCTCAATCGCCGACAGCGACCTGTTGCTGTGGGTCAAGGGCCTTGCAGTCGGCGCGGACATGGATGTGCGGGTTTTTGAGCCAGACGTTTCACCGCTGGCCGTTCAAGGGCCAAAGTCGGATGATCTGATGGCCCACGTCTTTGGAGACGAAGTGCGCGACATTCGCTTTTTCCGTTACAAACGGATGGTTTTTCAGGACACGTCTTTTTTGGTCGCACGCTCTGGTTACTCGAAACAGGGTGGGTTTGAGATCTATGTCGAAAACGGTGCCTACGGGATGCCGCTGTGGAATGCGCTGTTCGAAGCCGGAATGGATCTGAACGTTCGTCCGGGATGTCCAAACCTGATCGAACGGATCGAAGGCGGGCTGTTGAGCTATGGTAACGATATGACCATGGAAAACTCCCCGCTGGAGTGTGGTTTGGGCAAATTCTGCAAACCGGGCGAAGACAGTGACCACATAGGCAAGCAAGCACTTGCGCGCGAGGCCGCATCCGGTCTGGCCCGACAGATCCGCGCAATTTCAATTCCCGGTGATCCCGTATCACCTGCCCGCTCAGCTTGGCCACTGCTCAAGGATGGAAAACGGGTTGGTCAGGTCACGTCCGCTGCCTGGTCACCGGATTTTAAAACCAATGTCGCTATTGGCATGGTCGATGCCGGACACTGGGATGCTGGTTCTGTTCTGACGGTCCTAACCCCAACCGGTGACCGACAGGCCACGGTCAAGGAAACGTTCTGGATATAA
- a CDS encoding acyl-CoA dehydrogenase, which translates to MSYQPPVQDLMFCVEHLSHWEQVSSFAVYSDYDLADIGAVLEGYARFCSEQIAPLSHIGDTLGARFDNGRVTMPEGDAQAYAQFVEMGWQALTHPVEYGGMGLPKTVGAAAVEMLNAADMSFGLCPLLTDGAIEALLLTGSDEQKATYLEPLIAGRWSGTMNLTEPQAGSDLGRVATKAVQREDGSYDVSGTKIFITYGAHNLTENIIHLVLARTPDAPAGPKGLSLFIVPQKLVDADGTVGTENTVNCVSIEHKLGVRASPTAVLEYKQATGFLIGEENRGLEYMFIMMNAARFSVGVQGIATSERAYQRALTYARERVQSRPVNGQTKDAVAIIEHPDVRRMLMRMRGLTEGGRAMAAATAGLLDIAHHQDNPEMAALAEFMVPLVKGFCSERAVEVASLGVQIHGGMGFIEETGAAQHYRDARILPIYEGTTAIQANDLLGRKVMRDGGETARLFAARIAETEAQLARGDANAQAIGASLAQAREAFESALNWLLENSRKDIDAAFAGSVPFLMLAGTLAAGWKLAKGALAAQSSLDAEQDAQFMAQKIATALFFAQHILPECTTEHSRILLGARSLLDAHFPE; encoded by the coding sequence ATGTCCTATCAGCCGCCCGTTCAGGATTTGATGTTTTGCGTCGAGCATTTGTCTCATTGGGAACAGGTGTCTTCCTTCGCAGTGTATTCAGACTATGACCTGGCCGATATTGGCGCTGTACTGGAAGGCTATGCCCGGTTCTGCAGCGAGCAGATCGCACCCTTGTCACATATCGGCGACACGCTGGGGGCCCGGTTTGACAACGGGCGCGTGACCATGCCTGAAGGCGATGCCCAGGCTTACGCTCAGTTTGTCGAAATGGGATGGCAAGCCCTGACTCACCCAGTGGAATATGGTGGCATGGGGTTGCCGAAGACCGTCGGCGCGGCCGCGGTCGAGATGCTGAATGCCGCCGATATGAGCTTTGGCCTCTGCCCTTTGCTGACCGACGGGGCCATTGAGGCATTGCTGCTGACCGGGTCTGACGAACAGAAAGCCACTTATCTTGAGCCGCTGATTGCAGGCCGTTGGTCTGGCACGATGAACCTGACTGAACCGCAAGCGGGCAGCGATCTGGGCCGGGTGGCAACAAAGGCGGTGCAGCGTGAGGATGGCAGCTATGACGTGTCGGGCACCAAGATTTTCATCACCTATGGTGCCCATAACCTGACCGAGAACATCATCCATTTGGTGTTGGCCCGCACGCCTGACGCACCTGCCGGGCCAAAAGGTTTGAGCCTGTTTATCGTACCGCAGAAACTGGTCGACGCAGATGGAACGGTCGGGACCGAAAACACAGTCAACTGCGTGAGCATTGAGCACAAGCTGGGCGTTCGCGCCAGCCCGACGGCTGTTTTGGAGTACAAACAGGCCACTGGATTCTTGATCGGCGAAGAAAATCGCGGGCTAGAATACATGTTCATCATGATGAACGCTGCGCGATTTTCCGTTGGTGTACAGGGTATTGCGACGTCAGAGCGGGCCTATCAACGTGCGCTTACCTATGCGCGTGAGCGCGTGCAAAGCCGCCCTGTCAACGGTCAGACCAAAGATGCTGTCGCCATCATCGAACACCCGGACGTGCGCCGCATGCTGATGCGGATGCGCGGCCTGACCGAAGGTGGGCGCGCAATGGCGGCGGCGACTGCGGGGTTGCTGGACATCGCACACCATCAGGACAATCCAGAGATGGCTGCTCTGGCCGAATTCATGGTTCCGCTGGTCAAAGGCTTTTGTTCAGAGCGCGCAGTCGAGGTTGCCTCGTTAGGTGTTCAGATCCACGGTGGTATGGGTTTTATCGAGGAAACCGGTGCCGCGCAGCACTATCGCGATGCCCGTATTCTACCGATTTACGAAGGCACCACCGCCATTCAAGCCAACGACCTTTTAGGGCGCAAGGTGATGCGCGACGGTGGCGAAACCGCCCGTCTCTTTGCTGCCCGGATTGCTGAAACCGAAGCACAACTGGCGAGAGGTGACGCAAATGCTCAAGCGATAGGTGCAAGCCTTGCGCAAGCACGCGAAGCGTTTGAATCGGCGCTGAACTGGTTGTTGGAAAACAGCCGCAAGGACATCGACGCAGCATTTGCCGGCTCTGTCCCCTTTCTTATGCTTGCAGGAACCCTGGCGGCAGGTTGGAAACTGGCAAAGGGCGCTTTGGCTGCGCAATCATCACTGGACGCCGAGCAGGACGCTCAATTCATGGCTCAGAAAATCGCGACTGCGCTTTTCTTTGCACAACACATTCTGCCCGAATGCACCACAGAACACAGCCGTATCCTGCTGGGCGCGCGCAGCCTGCTTGACGCGCATTTCCCCGAATAA
- a CDS encoding phospholipase D family protein, translated as MARWKFAICVWSALVLAACAPKTRTYEKTVSAALPAYSGTALSQLTNRLGDPKDGRSGVKLISDGEEALASRLLMAAAAERTLDAQYYLLHDDPTGHLFAASLLQAADRGVRVRLLLDDMDTSSYDAMTAALDHHKNIEIRLFNPFWRDQSLLVAGLTDFKRINRRMHNKSMTADNVFTIVGGRNIGAEYFLARKEMNYADLDVLAAGPVVREVSQSFDAYWNSEFAVPARVVVGEPEDFDLSDARSRLNELVEEAKQTQYGVALRKSAQENFADGAFSLDWLPAKLYADPPSKAAGLEASDPILASQLLPYFENASSEVNIVSAYFVPRNNGVKWLTELERRGVEVKVVTNSLASNDVAPVYAHYAKKRRALLRGGVELYELRPDAYQVQRRGINWAQSRSGLHSKAFAVDDRYLFVGSFNWDPRSVKINTEMGILIDSPALTTQTMGALDDALPAYTYSVTLEQAGQLKWTTRSNDGEVLEYQSEPTGSAWDHIVAGFLSILPIGSQL; from the coding sequence ATGGCGCGTTGGAAGTTTGCGATTTGTGTTTGGAGCGCGCTGGTACTTGCCGCTTGTGCTCCTAAAACCCGCACTTACGAAAAGACGGTATCAGCTGCATTGCCCGCCTATTCGGGCACGGCTCTGAGTCAGTTGACCAATCGCCTGGGGGATCCCAAAGACGGCCGGTCAGGTGTCAAGCTGATCAGTGATGGCGAAGAAGCGCTTGCCTCACGGCTGTTGATGGCCGCCGCCGCCGAAAGAACGTTAGACGCTCAGTACTACCTTCTGCATGACGACCCGACAGGACATCTTTTTGCAGCCAGTCTGTTGCAGGCCGCAGATCGGGGGGTTCGTGTCCGGCTGTTGTTGGATGACATGGATACGTCCAGCTACGACGCGATGACCGCCGCATTGGACCATCACAAAAACATTGAGATCAGGCTGTTCAATCCGTTCTGGCGGGACCAAAGCCTGCTGGTCGCTGGACTGACGGACTTCAAGCGCATCAATCGCAGAATGCACAACAAATCCATGACAGCTGACAACGTGTTTACGATTGTGGGTGGAAGGAATATCGGTGCCGAGTATTTTCTTGCGCGGAAAGAAATGAACTACGCCGATCTGGACGTGTTGGCCGCTGGACCTGTTGTGCGTGAAGTTTCACAGAGCTTCGACGCATATTGGAACAGCGAATTCGCAGTCCCCGCCCGCGTGGTTGTGGGAGAGCCCGAAGATTTTGACCTGAGCGATGCGCGAAGCAGGTTGAATGAACTGGTCGAGGAAGCAAAGCAAACACAGTATGGCGTGGCCCTTAGAAAGTCAGCACAAGAGAACTTCGCAGATGGGGCCTTTTCACTGGATTGGCTGCCCGCGAAGCTTTATGCCGATCCGCCTTCAAAAGCGGCCGGACTTGAAGCTTCAGACCCCATTCTTGCATCGCAATTGCTTCCGTATTTTGAGAATGCCAGCAGTGAGGTGAATATCGTTTCTGCCTATTTCGTACCACGCAACAACGGTGTGAAATGGCTGACCGAACTTGAACGTCGTGGTGTCGAGGTAAAGGTGGTAACCAATTCGCTGGCCTCCAACGACGTTGCACCCGTTTACGCGCATTATGCCAAAAAACGCCGAGCGCTTTTGCGCGGAGGAGTGGAACTCTACGAGTTGCGACCCGACGCCTATCAAGTCCAGCGTCGTGGCATAAACTGGGCTCAGTCCAGATCCGGCTTACACTCCAAGGCATTCGCCGTTGATGACCGGTACTTGTTCGTGGGATCGTTCAATTGGGATCCGAGGTCAGTCAAAATCAACACAGAGATGGGAATTCTGATAGACTCGCCCGCATTGACCACACAAACCATGGGTGCGTTGGACGACGCGCTACCCGCATACACTTACAGTGTAACCCTTGAGCAAGCTGGTCAGCTTAAATGGACGACACGAAGCAATGATGGCGAAGTTCTTGAATATCAATCCGAGCCGACGGGATCAGCCTGGGACCACATAGTTGCCGGTTTTTTGAGTATTTTGCCAATCGGGTCTCAGCTTTAG
- a CDS encoding PHB depolymerase family esterase, giving the protein MMRPETRDRILTLGIAIVLTAAKPNAAHASYGECGVPDAPCKLESGEYYVAMPEVLDDPPAVIWLHGYGRSGKAMIQNAAYVDPFIRRGYAVIMPSGQPSINVKDLDWGVADGYDLERDDVAFINAVRADAVERFGIDPSRILIAGFSRGGSMAWDIACQAPEMARGFAAAAGAFWEPMTTECDAPVHLFHVHGFKDRMVPFEGRELTWEGVDFHQGNVMKGLDVWRRENACLGSAENSFGDDGSMQKDWMDCAAGSIRFKVTKGGHGVPEGWRDAVLDWFEALP; this is encoded by the coding sequence ATGATGCGACCTGAAACGCGCGATCGCATTTTGACGCTCGGTATTGCCATTGTTCTGACTGCTGCGAAGCCGAACGCTGCCCATGCTTCTTACGGAGAGTGTGGCGTGCCAGATGCGCCTTGCAAACTGGAAAGCGGTGAGTACTACGTGGCCATGCCAGAGGTTCTAGATGATCCGCCCGCTGTTATTTGGCTGCACGGTTATGGACGGTCTGGTAAGGCGATGATCCAGAATGCCGCCTATGTCGACCCTTTCATCCGGCGCGGCTACGCTGTGATTATGCCGAGCGGGCAGCCCAGTATTAATGTCAAAGACCTCGATTGGGGCGTAGCTGACGGGTATGACCTGGAGCGCGATGATGTCGCCTTCATCAACGCCGTGCGCGCCGACGCGGTGGAGCGCTTTGGTATTGACCCGTCGCGAATACTGATCGCAGGCTTCTCCCGCGGCGGCTCGATGGCCTGGGACATTGCATGCCAAGCGCCAGAGATGGCAAGAGGCTTTGCCGCTGCGGCTGGGGCGTTCTGGGAGCCTATGACCACTGAGTGCGATGCGCCAGTTCACCTGTTTCACGTACATGGCTTCAAAGACAGAATGGTGCCGTTCGAAGGCCGAGAGCTGACATGGGAGGGTGTCGATTTTCACCAGGGTAACGTCATGAAGGGCTTGGATGTCTGGCGCCGCGAAAACGCCTGCTTGGGAAGCGCGGAAAACAGCTTTGGCGACGATGGCTCGATGCAGAAGGATTGGATGGACTGCGCTGCCGGCTCCATCCGGTTTAAAGTCACCAAAGGTGGGCACGGAGTTCCAGAGGGCTGGCGAGACGCGGTGCTCGACTGGTTCGAAGCGCTTCCTTAG
- a CDS encoding ester cyclase → MTLSDQIKRLYHEVWNAADTDCAREIIHPEFDFRGSLGPKRSGPDEFIRYTEEVREALPDFQCNIVEIVDAEEKAAARISFVGTHHGVFFGVDGTQQRIEWSGAAFFTIREQKIGSLWVLGDIDSIKRQLNAHPKVAFLDPYA, encoded by the coding sequence ATGACGCTATCTGATCAAATTAAGCGACTTTACCACGAAGTATGGAACGCGGCGGACACCGACTGCGCCCGAGAAATCATACACCCGGAGTTCGATTTTCGTGGGAGCCTTGGGCCGAAACGCTCGGGTCCGGATGAGTTCATTCGTTACACGGAAGAAGTTCGAGAGGCTCTTCCGGATTTTCAATGCAATATCGTTGAAATCGTCGATGCCGAAGAAAAAGCCGCTGCGCGAATATCCTTCGTCGGCACGCACCATGGTGTATTCTTCGGGGTAGACGGAACGCAGCAACGGATCGAATGGTCCGGGGCGGCGTTCTTCACAATACGGGAACAAAAAATCGGGAGTCTCTGGGTTTTGGGTGACATTGATTCAATCAAGAGACAATTGAATGCCCACCCAAAAGTTGCGTTTCTAGATCCATATGCATAG